A region of Streptomyces halobius DNA encodes the following proteins:
- a CDS encoding YDG/SRA domain-containing protein produces MHVQGSCGTAQAGIHRGYGQGISGTAHEGVASIVLSGGYVDDVYGDSKIIYGRGHPRQDTGASMATRAVLTR; encoded by the coding sequence GTGCATGTTCAGGGGTCATGCGGAACTGCACAAGCGGGTATCCATCGTGGGTACGGGCAGGGAATCTCGGGCACTGCCCACGAAGGTGTGGCCTCAATCGTTCTCTCCGGCGGCTACGTCGATGACGTGTACGGCGATAGCAAAATCATCTACGGGCGAGGGCACCCGCGACAGGACACTGGTGCCTCTATGGCGACCAGAGCTGTCCTCACCCGGTAA
- a CDS encoding M23 family metallopeptidase: MASNRSAPEAASANDLYERGPSEGSDLPGPSVGADHAPAFAYGGGGQDGMRGGEPDGSHDADGPWEEWNPTEESIRPVRGRHRVAKQRGGGLARSGTVLGVGVIAAVGAGGMATAEDRPPLPISMPDIGGMAEDLSDKLPDAKSFPGIGGLISDSGSDSGAGSGSGAGSDAGSDSSLSAAPASGNAAPLSQAGLSQTEAAQGRDAGEALRNRILQQADAQQGAAEQEARDAAEAAAIEQASKDAAAQQQEAEKAAAAKKAAESEAKRKAEEEARRKAEAERLAKLARSFTSPLTSYTLTASFGQAGDRWAADHTGQDFAAPTGTPVKAVHSGTITQAGWAGSYGYRIVLTLDDGTELWFCHLSSMVKTSGKVNTGDVIGRVGATGNVTGPHLHLEVRPGSGDPINPLTWLREHGVSA; the protein is encoded by the coding sequence GTGGCGTCCAACAGGTCTGCCCCAGAGGCTGCGTCCGCCAACGACCTCTACGAACGAGGTCCGTCCGAGGGGAGCGATCTTCCCGGTCCTTCCGTTGGTGCCGACCATGCTCCGGCCTTCGCTTACGGCGGCGGTGGACAGGACGGTATGCGCGGCGGTGAACCGGACGGCAGCCACGACGCCGACGGCCCGTGGGAGGAGTGGAACCCCACCGAGGAATCCATCCGTCCGGTCCGCGGCAGGCACCGGGTGGCCAAGCAGCGCGGCGGCGGACTCGCCCGCAGCGGTACGGTCCTGGGCGTCGGCGTCATCGCGGCGGTCGGCGCAGGCGGGATGGCCACGGCCGAGGACCGTCCGCCGCTGCCGATCTCGATGCCGGACATCGGCGGTATGGCCGAGGATCTCTCGGACAAGCTGCCGGACGCCAAGTCCTTCCCCGGCATAGGCGGCCTCATATCCGACTCCGGCTCGGACTCGGGTGCCGGCTCGGGTTCTGGTGCAGGCTCCGATGCAGGTTCTGATTCCTCCCTTTCCGCCGCCCCGGCCTCCGGTAACGCCGCCCCTCTCTCTCAGGCCGGCCTGAGCCAGACCGAGGCCGCACAGGGCCGCGACGCGGGCGAGGCGCTGCGCAACCGCATCCTGCAGCAGGCCGACGCGCAGCAGGGCGCCGCCGAGCAGGAGGCACGCGACGCCGCGGAGGCCGCAGCCATCGAGCAGGCGTCGAAGGACGCGGCCGCGCAGCAGCAGGAGGCCGAAAAAGCCGCGGCGGCCAAGAAGGCGGCGGAGTCGGAGGCCAAGCGCAAGGCCGAGGAGGAGGCCCGCCGGAAGGCGGAGGCCGAGCGCCTCGCCAAGCTGGCGCGCAGCTTCACCAGCCCCCTCACCTCGTACACCCTCACCGCCAGCTTCGGCCAGGCCGGCGACCGCTGGGCCGCGGACCACACCGGGCAGGACTTCGCCGCCCCAACCGGCACTCCCGTCAAGGCGGTTCACTCCGGCACCATCACACAGGCCGGATGGGCCGGCTCGTACGGCTACCGCATCGTCCTCACCCTCGACGACGGCACGGAACTCTGGTTCTGCCATCTGTCCTCCATGGTGAAGACCTCCGGCAAGGTCAACACCGGCGACGTCATCGGCCGCGTCGGCGCCACCGGCAATGTCACCGGCCCCCACCTCCACCTGGAGGTCCGCCCGGGTTCCGGCGACCCGATCAACCCGCTGACCTGGCTGCGGGAGCATGGGGTGAGTGCCTGA
- a CDS encoding aldo/keto reductase: MTATHKPLGSLSVSPLALGGNVFGWTADEAESFAVLDAYVAGGGNFIDTADVYSAWVPGNKGGESETVIGNWLASRGNRSDVVIATKVGAHPDYKGLSSATIKSAVDASLARLRTDYIDLYYTHYDDESVEVSEFLGALSDLVQAGKVREIAASNISALRLEESLAFSDREGLARYVALQPHYNLVSRDTYEGELADVAARNGVAAVPYYALASGFLTGKYRPDTSVDSARSEKAAQYLSTDRGVRVLQALDTVAAAHQAEVATVALAWLAAQPTVAAPIASARTVAQLPALLAVADVTLTEAELALLNEASA; this comes from the coding sequence ATGACCGCGACACACAAACCCCTTGGCTCGCTCTCCGTCTCCCCGCTCGCTCTCGGCGGCAATGTCTTCGGCTGGACGGCCGACGAGGCGGAATCCTTCGCCGTACTCGACGCGTACGTGGCCGGCGGCGGCAACTTCATCGACACCGCCGACGTCTACTCGGCCTGGGTCCCCGGCAACAAGGGCGGCGAATCCGAGACCGTCATCGGCAACTGGCTGGCCTCCCGGGGCAATCGCTCCGACGTCGTCATCGCCACGAAGGTCGGCGCCCACCCCGACTACAAGGGTCTCTCCTCCGCCACCATCAAATCCGCGGTCGACGCATCCCTCGCCCGTCTTCGCACCGACTACATCGACCTCTACTACACCCACTACGACGACGAGTCGGTCGAGGTCTCGGAGTTCCTCGGCGCCCTCAGCGACCTCGTACAGGCCGGCAAGGTCCGCGAGATCGCCGCCTCCAACATCTCCGCGCTGCGCCTGGAGGAGTCCCTGGCCTTCTCCGACCGCGAGGGCCTGGCCCGCTACGTCGCCCTCCAGCCGCACTACAACCTGGTCTCCCGTGACACGTACGAAGGCGAACTCGCCGATGTGGCCGCCCGCAACGGCGTGGCCGCGGTGCCGTACTACGCTCTCGCCTCCGGCTTCCTGACCGGCAAGTACCGTCCGGACACGTCCGTCGACAGCGCCCGCTCCGAGAAGGCGGCCCAGTACCTCTCAACGGACCGCGGCGTCCGCGTCCTCCAGGCCCTCGATACGGTCGCCGCGGCCCATCAGGCCGAAGTCGCCACCGTCGCCCTCGCTTGGCTCGCCGCCCAGCCCACCGTCGCGGCCCCCATCGCCAGCGCCCGCACGGTGGCCCAGCTCCCGGCGCTGCTGGCGGTCGCGGACGTCACCCTCACGGAAGCCGAACTGGCCCTCCTGAACGAGGCTTCGGCCTGA